A genomic region of Mycobacterium sp. Aquia_213 contains the following coding sequences:
- a CDS encoding ATP-binding protein has translation MGEDPVIRELAAAVERSPDVVELRLHLAGLLADRGRYAEALGHCSAALSQDAGNANALSLVQRCSTALAAPAQSAAEGAPVTGRSAGDAQFDWSSAERQVADIIEPAFVEAPADVVNEGDFDVLERSGVRLDDVAGMTDVKRQIELSLLGPIRNPELMKAYKVSARGGLLLYGPPGCGKTYIAKAISGELGANFYQVGIADVLHHWFGESERSIRSVFDSARRNAPCVLFFDELDALGHRRSALSGSSGMRPVVNTLLEEMDSATSINDGVYVLGATNAPWDVDPALRRPGRFDRMIFVGLPDAEARTGILRSHLKDRPVAGIDLKSIAKRTDGFSGADLAHICDSATQLAMSASMRSGQVRPVTMADVDEAAAQIRPSTGPWFEVARNIVEFANNDGTYDDLAKYLRRRKIR, from the coding sequence TTGGGTGAAGACCCGGTAATTCGGGAGCTGGCCGCTGCCGTGGAACGCAGCCCCGATGTGGTCGAGTTGCGGTTGCATCTGGCCGGTTTGCTGGCGGACCGGGGGCGCTACGCGGAGGCGCTGGGCCATTGCAGCGCGGCGCTGAGTCAGGACGCCGGCAACGCCAACGCGCTGAGCCTGGTACAGCGCTGCAGCACGGCGCTTGCGGCGCCTGCGCAGTCGGCAGCCGAGGGGGCACCCGTGACGGGGCGATCTGCCGGCGATGCCCAGTTCGATTGGTCTAGCGCCGAGCGGCAAGTCGCCGACATCATCGAGCCGGCTTTCGTCGAGGCGCCCGCCGATGTCGTCAACGAAGGCGACTTCGACGTCCTGGAGCGCAGTGGAGTGCGGCTCGATGATGTCGCGGGCATGACCGATGTCAAACGGCAGATTGAACTTTCACTGCTCGGCCCGATCCGCAATCCCGAGTTGATGAAGGCATACAAGGTCTCGGCACGCGGTGGCCTGTTGCTCTACGGGCCGCCCGGCTGCGGCAAAACCTATATCGCCAAAGCTATTTCCGGTGAACTCGGGGCGAACTTCTATCAGGTGGGGATCGCCGACGTTCTGCACCATTGGTTCGGGGAGAGCGAACGCAGCATCCGTTCGGTTTTCGACAGCGCGCGCCGCAACGCGCCTTGCGTGCTGTTCTTCGACGAACTGGATGCCTTAGGTCATCGGCGCTCGGCGTTGAGTGGCAGCTCCGGGATGCGCCCCGTCGTCAACACCTTGCTGGAAGAGATGGACTCGGCCACGTCGATCAACGACGGGGTGTACGTGCTCGGTGCCACGAATGCGCCCTGGGACGTCGACCCGGCGCTGCGGCGGCCCGGCCGGTTCGACCGGATGATCTTCGTGGGATTGCCCGACGCCGAGGCCAGGACCGGGATTCTGCGCTCGCACCTGAAAGATCGGCCGGTCGCGGGCATCGATTTGAAATCGATCGCGAAGCGTACCGATGGCTTTTCGGGTGCCGATCTTGCGCATATATGCGACAGCGCAACGCAATTGGCAATGTCGGCGTCGATGCGCAGCGGACAGGTTCGCCCGGTGACGATGGCCGACGTGGACGAAGCGGCCGCACAGATCCGACCCAGCACCGGGCCGTGGTTCGAGGTCGCGCGCAACATCGTCGAATTCGCCAACAACGACGGGACCTACGACGATCTGGCAAAATACTTGCGGCGCAGGAAAATTAGGTAA
- a CDS encoding EamA family transporter — MGGVAARRVAALRVMLAAYPVEAVLLGLLALAVGGPIHSGAIFWGCLYGVGQAFGMWAFYAALGSGPISVVAPLAGVLNAAVPVAVGVALGERPGPAASAGVVLAIVAVMLVSREATVEGKTQFRFTPKVAWLTILAGCAFGLDLVFLHQSPHDSKLWPLMFARLSATVVITVLAASRRNLRLPRGQSMKLALAIALLDICALVTQLIALQSWLLSLASIMISLYPAATVVLAMMVLRERVSRWQGIGMVMAMGSVAMIAAN; from the coding sequence ATGGGCGGCGTAGCGGCTCGGCGGGTCGCGGCGCTGCGCGTGATGCTCGCCGCGTACCCGGTCGAGGCGGTGTTGCTGGGCCTGCTGGCCCTCGCGGTGGGCGGGCCGATTCATTCCGGTGCGATCTTCTGGGGCTGCCTGTACGGCGTCGGTCAGGCGTTCGGCATGTGGGCGTTCTACGCCGCACTCGGCTCCGGCCCGATCTCGGTGGTCGCGCCGTTGGCGGGCGTGCTCAACGCCGCCGTACCCGTGGCGGTCGGCGTCGCCTTAGGGGAGAGGCCCGGCCCGGCGGCATCGGCGGGGGTCGTGCTGGCCATCGTCGCGGTGATGCTGGTCAGTCGTGAGGCCACGGTCGAAGGCAAGACGCAGTTCCGTTTCACGCCGAAAGTGGCCTGGCTCACGATTTTGGCCGGGTGTGCGTTCGGGCTGGACTTGGTGTTCTTGCACCAGTCGCCGCACGACTCCAAGCTTTGGCCGCTGATGTTCGCTCGGCTGTCTGCCACTGTGGTGATCACCGTGCTGGCCGCCTCGAGACGTAATCTGCGGCTGCCGCGGGGCCAGTCGATGAAGCTGGCGCTGGCCATTGCCTTGCTGGACATCTGTGCCCTGGTGACCCAGTTGATAGCGCTGCAGTCATGGCTGCTGTCGTTGGCCAGCATCATGATTTCGCTGTATCCGGCAGCCACCGTCGTGCTGGCGATGATGGTGTTGCGTGAGCGAGTCTCTCGCTGGCAGGGGATAGGCATGGTGATGGCCATGGGATCTGTGGCCATGATCGCCGCCAACTAA
- the smpB gene encoding SsrA-binding protein SmpB, with product MAEKSSGAKANGGKPAGKKIVASNRKARHNYSILESFEAGVALVGTEVKSLRLGQASLADAFATVDDGEVWLRNLHIPEYEHGSWTNHDPRRNRKLLLHRRQIDTLIGKIRDGNLTLVPLSLYFSEGKVKVELALARGKQAHDKRQDMARRDAQREVLRELGRRAKGMN from the coding sequence GTGGCCGAAAAGTCCAGTGGGGCCAAGGCGAACGGCGGCAAGCCGGCCGGCAAAAAGATTGTGGCCTCCAATCGCAAAGCGCGGCACAACTACTCGATCCTGGAGTCCTTCGAGGCCGGAGTGGCTTTAGTCGGCACCGAGGTGAAGAGTCTGCGGCTAGGACAAGCCTCGCTCGCCGATGCGTTCGCAACCGTCGATGATGGCGAAGTGTGGTTGCGTAACTTGCACATTCCCGAGTACGAACACGGTAGCTGGACGAACCATGATCCTCGTCGCAATCGAAAGTTGTTGTTACATAGGCGACAGATCGACACGCTCATCGGAAAAATCCGCGATGGTAACCTCACCCTAGTGCCGCTCTCGCTGTACTTCTCCGAGGGCAAGGTCAAGGTCGAACTCGCATTAGCGCGAGGCAAGCAAGCACATGACAAGCGTCAGGACATGGCGCGCCGTGACGCCCAGCGTGAAGTACTACGTGAACTGGGTCGCCGAGCAAAGGGTATGAACTGA
- the ftsX gene encoding permease-like cell division protein FtsX — protein sequence MRFGFLFNEVLTGLRRNVTMTVAMILTTAISVGLFGGGLLVVRLAEHSRAIYLDRVETQVFLTEDVSANDPACSTNPCKALRTKIEGRDDVKSVRFLNRQDAYDDAIRKFPQYKDVAGKDSFPASFIVKLNNPEQHKDFDLAMQGQPGVLSVLNQKDLIDRLFAVLDGLSNVAFAVALVQAVGAILLIANMVQVAAYTRRTEIGIMRLVGASRWYTQLPFLVEAMLAAALGVGIAVGGLLVVRALFLDNALNQFYQANLIARVDYADILYISPILLGLGVSMAGLTAYATLRLYVRR from the coding sequence GTGCGCTTCGGCTTCCTATTCAACGAGGTCCTGACCGGTCTTCGTCGCAATGTGACGATGACGGTCGCGATGATCCTGACGACCGCGATTTCGGTCGGCCTGTTCGGCGGCGGTCTACTGGTGGTTCGGTTGGCCGAGCACTCGCGCGCCATCTACCTCGACCGCGTCGAGACGCAGGTGTTCCTCACCGAAGACGTCTCCGCCAATGATCCGGCGTGCAGCACTAATCCGTGTAAGGCGTTGCGGACGAAGATCGAGGGCCGCGATGACGTCAAATCGGTTCGCTTCCTTAATCGTCAGGACGCCTACGACGACGCCATCCGAAAGTTCCCGCAGTACAAGGACGTTGCGGGCAAGGATTCATTTCCCGCGTCGTTCATCGTCAAGTTGAACAATCCCGAGCAGCACAAGGACTTTGACCTCGCGATGCAGGGCCAGCCCGGGGTGCTTTCGGTGCTCAATCAGAAAGACCTGATCGACCGGCTGTTCGCGGTCCTGGACGGCTTGAGCAATGTCGCGTTCGCCGTTGCATTGGTGCAGGCTGTCGGTGCGATCCTGTTGATTGCGAACATGGTTCAGGTTGCGGCGTATACGCGGCGCACCGAAATCGGGATCATGCGACTGGTGGGGGCCAGTCGCTGGTACACCCAACTGCCGTTCCTGGTAGAGGCGATGCTCGCCGCGGCCCTCGGCGTGGGGATCGCGGTTGGCGGATTGCTGGTGGTGCGCGCATTGTTCCTGGACAACGCGTTAAACCAGTTCTACCAAGCCAATCTGATTGCGCGCGTTGACTACGCCGACATCCTTTACATCTCTCCGATTCTGTTGGGGCTCGGCGTGTCGATGGCCGGACTGACGGCTTACGCGACGCTGCGCCTGTACGTACGGCGTTAG
- the ftsE gene encoding cell division ATP-binding protein FtsE, translating into MITLDHVSKKYKASARPALDDVNVKIDKGEFVFLIGPSGSGKSTFMRLLLAAETPTTGDVRVSKFHVNKLPGRHVPKLRQVIGCVFQDFRLLQQKTVYENVAFALEVIGKRADQINRVVPDVLETVGLSGKANRLPTELSGGEQQRVAIARAFVNRPLVLLADEPTGNLDPDTSNDIMDLLERINRTGTTVLMATHDHHIVDSMRQRVVELSLGRLVRDEQRGVYGMDR; encoded by the coding sequence ATGATCACCCTTGACCATGTCAGCAAGAAGTACAAAGCGTCGGCGCGTCCGGCGTTGGACGACGTCAACGTCAAAATCGACAAGGGTGAATTCGTCTTCCTGATCGGGCCGTCGGGGTCGGGCAAATCGACGTTCATGCGGCTGCTGCTGGCCGCGGAGACGCCGACCACCGGAGACGTGCGGGTCTCGAAGTTCCACGTCAACAAGCTGCCCGGGCGACATGTGCCCAAGCTGCGTCAGGTGATTGGCTGCGTTTTCCAGGACTTTCGTCTGCTACAACAAAAGACGGTGTATGAAAACGTCGCCTTCGCGCTGGAAGTCATCGGTAAGCGCGCCGATCAGATCAACCGGGTCGTGCCCGATGTGCTCGAGACGGTTGGGCTGTCCGGCAAGGCCAATCGGTTGCCGACCGAGCTGTCGGGTGGTGAGCAGCAGCGGGTGGCCATTGCGCGCGCGTTCGTCAACCGGCCGTTGGTGCTGCTGGCCGACGAACCGACCGGCAACCTCGACCCCGACACCAGCAACGACATCATGGACCTGCTGGAGCGGATCAACCGCACCGGGACGACGGTGCTGATGGCGACGCACGACCACCACATCGTGGACTCGATGCGCCAGCGCGTGGTGGAGTTGTCGCTGGGCCGGCTGGTTCGCGACGAGCAGCGTGGCGTCTACGGGATGGACCGCTAG
- a CDS encoding mechanosensitive ion channel family protein has translation MTTNTTLLATAMTQPWHNFWHGHIGGWILDQGLHIVMVFIGAILAVRFVTWVAQEVTRQLDVGFAESDALVRSEATKHRQAVASVIQWVSIVIIAIWGVVEVADVLQFSMGGLIAPATVVGAALGFGAQQLVKDLLSGFFVIVEKQYGFGDLVELTVSGINAPARGTVENVTLRVTRLRSSDGELFTIPNGQIVKTVNLSKDWARAVVDIPVSTSADLNRVNEVLHEVCDRALDNPLLGELLLDAPTLMGLESIEVDTVTLRMVARTLPGKQFEAGRQLRVLVMRALGRAGIVTTAEATVSVVEDDPGVPAAQAAEAAHEVAHGSVKP, from the coding sequence ATGACGACTAATACAACTCTTCTTGCTACCGCGATGACGCAGCCGTGGCACAACTTTTGGCACGGCCACATCGGTGGCTGGATCCTTGACCAGGGTCTGCACATCGTCATGGTCTTTATCGGTGCGATCCTGGCGGTCCGTTTCGTCACTTGGGTCGCCCAGGAGGTCACCCGGCAGCTCGACGTCGGCTTCGCCGAAAGCGATGCGCTGGTGCGCTCGGAGGCGACCAAGCACCGCCAGGCCGTGGCCTCGGTGATCCAGTGGGTCTCGATCGTGATCATCGCGATCTGGGGCGTCGTTGAGGTCGCCGACGTGCTGCAATTCTCGATGGGTGGGCTGATAGCGCCCGCCACCGTGGTGGGTGCGGCGCTGGGTTTCGGCGCCCAGCAACTGGTCAAGGACCTGCTCTCGGGGTTCTTCGTCATCGTGGAAAAGCAATACGGTTTCGGTGACCTGGTCGAGTTGACGGTCAGCGGCATCAACGCCCCAGCGCGCGGCACCGTCGAGAATGTGACGCTGCGGGTGACCCGGCTGCGCTCGTCGGACGGCGAATTGTTCACCATCCCCAATGGTCAGATCGTCAAAACGGTCAACCTGTCCAAGGACTGGGCGCGCGCGGTGGTGGACATCCCCGTTTCGACCAGTGCCGACCTCAACCGGGTCAACGAGGTCTTGCACGAGGTGTGCGACCGCGCACTGGACAACCCGCTCCTCGGTGAACTGCTGCTGGACGCGCCGACGCTGATGGGCCTGGAAAGCATCGAGGTCGACACCGTCACGCTGCGCATGGTGGCCCGCACGCTGCCCGGCAAACAGTTCGAGGCGGGCCGTCAGTTGCGGGTGTTGGTCATGCGGGCACTCGGCCGCGCGGGCATCGTCACGACCGCCGAGGCGACGGTGAGCGTCGTCGAGGACGACCCCGGCGTCCCCGCCGCGCAGGCCGCAGAGGCAGCACACGAGGTCGCGCACGGGTCGGTGAAACCGTGA
- the prfB gene encoding peptide chain release factor 2, with protein MEPDRQADIAALDSALTTVERVLDVDGLRSRIEKLEQEASDPKLWDDQANAQRVTSELSHTQGELRRIEQLRQRVDDLPVLYELAAEEGGADELAEADTELKALRADIEAAEVRTLLSGEYDEREALLTIRSGAGGVDAADWAEMLMRMYIRWAEQHKYGVEVFDTSYAEEAGIKSATFAVHAPFAYGTLSVEQGTHRLVRISPFDNQSRRQTSFAEVEVLPVVETTDHIDIPEGDLRVDVYRSSGPGGQSVNTTDSAVRLTHIPTGIVVTCQNEKSQLQNKVAAMRVLQAKLLERKRLEERAELDALKGDGGSSWGNQMRSYVLHPYQMVKDLRTEYEVGNPAAVLDGDIDGFLEAGIRWRNRKDDD; from the coding sequence GTGGAACCCGACCGTCAAGCCGATATCGCCGCTCTCGACTCCGCCCTGACCACGGTGGAGAGGGTGCTCGATGTCGACGGTCTGCGCAGCCGCATCGAGAAGCTCGAGCAGGAGGCATCCGATCCCAAACTGTGGGACGACCAGGCCAACGCGCAGCGGGTGACCAGCGAGTTATCGCACACCCAGGGTGAGCTGCGCCGCATCGAGCAGTTGCGGCAGCGGGTCGACGACCTGCCGGTGCTCTACGAGCTGGCCGCCGAGGAGGGCGGCGCCGACGAGCTGGCCGAGGCGGACACCGAGCTGAAGGCCTTGCGTGCCGACATTGAAGCCGCCGAGGTGCGCACCCTGCTGTCGGGCGAGTACGACGAGCGCGAGGCGCTGCTCACCATCCGCTCCGGCGCCGGCGGGGTGGACGCCGCGGACTGGGCCGAGATGTTGATGCGGATGTACATCCGGTGGGCCGAGCAACACAAGTACGGCGTCGAGGTGTTCGACACCTCCTACGCCGAAGAAGCCGGGATCAAGAGCGCCACCTTCGCCGTGCACGCGCCGTTTGCCTACGGCACGTTGTCGGTGGAACAGGGCACCCATCGGCTGGTCCGGATCAGCCCGTTCGACAACCAAAGTCGGCGTCAGACGTCGTTCGCTGAAGTCGAGGTGCTGCCGGTGGTGGAGACCACCGATCACATCGATATTCCGGAAGGCGATCTGCGCGTTGACGTGTACCGTTCCAGCGGTCCCGGCGGTCAATCGGTGAACACCACGGACTCGGCGGTTCGACTCACGCACATCCCGACCGGTATCGTGGTCACCTGTCAGAACGAAAAGTCGCAATTGCAGAACAAAGTTGCGGCGATGCGAGTTCTTCAAGCAAAGTTGTTGGAGCGCAAGCGTTTAGAAGAACGTGCTGAGCTGGACGCGCTGAAAGGCGACGGCGGCAGCTCCTGGGGTAACCAGATGCGCTCCTACGTATTACACCCGTATCAGATGGTCAAGGATCTGCGGACCGAGTACGAAGTCGGCAATCCCGCGGCCGTCTTGGACGGGGACATCGACGGGTTCCTGGAAGCGGGGATCCGGTGGCGCAACCGAAAAGATGACGACTAA
- a CDS encoding FAD-dependent oxidoreductase, producing the protein MRRFHVAIVGSGPSGFFAAASLLKAADSSDEIDVAVDMLEMLPTPWGLVRSGVAPDHPKIKSISKQFEKTAGDPRFRFFGNVVVGEHIEAAELAEQYDAVIYAVGAQSDRSLNIPGEELPGSVAAVDFVGWYNAHPNFEQISPDLSGARAVVIGNGNVALDVARILITAPDALATTDIADHALESLRPCGVEEVVVVGRRGPLQTAFTTLELRELADLEGVDVIVDPAQLDGISDEDAEAAGKTTKQNIKVLRDYANREPRPGHRRMVFRFMTSPIEIKGDERVEGIVLGRNELVADESGRVAAKDTGEREELPAQLVVRSVGYRGVPTPGLPFDDKSATIPNTDGRVDGRRNEYVVGWIKRGPTGVIGTNKKDSQDTVDTLIDDLTGADGASEFPDDHAGKLADWLASRQPKLVTSAHWDIIDRHERAAGEPHGRPRVKLPSLEKLLGISHG; encoded by the coding sequence ATGCGTCGATTCCATGTCGCCATCGTCGGCTCCGGACCGTCGGGGTTCTTCGCCGCAGCATCTTTGCTGAAGGCCGCCGATAGCTCCGATGAGATCGACGTCGCGGTCGACATGCTCGAGATGTTGCCGACGCCGTGGGGGTTGGTGCGCTCCGGCGTCGCGCCCGATCACCCCAAGATCAAGTCGATCAGCAAGCAGTTCGAAAAGACTGCCGGTGATCCGCGCTTCCGCTTCTTCGGCAACGTGGTGGTGGGCGAACACATCGAGGCCGCCGAACTCGCCGAGCAGTACGACGCCGTGATCTACGCGGTCGGGGCGCAGTCCGATCGTTCTCTCAACATCCCCGGTGAGGAGCTGCCCGGCAGTGTCGCCGCCGTCGATTTCGTCGGCTGGTACAACGCACACCCGAACTTCGAGCAGATCTCCCCCGATCTGTCGGGCGCCCGGGCCGTGGTCATCGGCAACGGCAATGTCGCCCTCGACGTCGCACGAATTCTGATCACCGCCCCCGACGCGCTGGCGACCACCGATATCGCCGATCACGCGCTGGAATCGCTGCGCCCCTGCGGTGTGGAAGAAGTGGTGGTCGTCGGCCGGCGCGGACCGCTGCAAACCGCGTTCACCACGCTGGAGTTGCGCGAGCTCGCCGACCTCGAAGGCGTCGACGTCATCGTCGATCCCGCGCAGCTCGACGGCATCAGCGACGAGGATGCCGAGGCCGCGGGCAAAACCACGAAGCAGAACATCAAGGTGTTACGCGACTACGCCAACCGCGAACCCCGCCCCGGGCACCGCCGCATGGTGTTCCGGTTCATGACCTCGCCGATCGAGATCAAGGGTGACGAGCGGGTGGAGGGAATCGTGCTCGGCCGCAACGAGTTGGTCGCCGACGAGAGCGGGCGCGTAGCGGCGAAGGACACCGGTGAACGCGAGGAGCTCCCGGCGCAATTGGTCGTGCGCTCGGTCGGTTATCGCGGCGTGCCCACCCCGGGTCTGCCGTTCGACGACAAGAGCGCAACCATCCCCAACACCGACGGCCGGGTCGACGGCCGCCGCAACGAATACGTGGTCGGCTGGATCAAGCGAGGGCCGACCGGCGTCATCGGCACCAATAAAAAGGACTCCCAGGACACCGTCGACACTCTGATCGACGATCTGACCGGTGCTGACGGAGCGTCCGAATTCCCGGACGACCACGCCGGCAAACTGGCCGACTGGCTGGCCTCGCGCCAGCCGAAGCTGGTCACCTCGGCGCACTGGGACATCATCGATCGCCACGAGCGTGCGGCCGGCGAGCCGCACGGGCGTCCGCGCGTCAAACTGCCGAGCCTGGAGAAGCTGCTAGGGATCAGCCACGGCTGA
- a CDS encoding pyridoxamine 5'-phosphate oxidase family protein codes for MTDEPAVVLSEDESWRRLGGVALGRLVTSFAGEPEIFPVNYAVQDRTVLFRTAEGTKLFSAVGHNVVVFEADDHDVAEGWSVIVRGRARVLRTATEIEEAERAQLMPWTATVKKHYVRVTPTDITGRHFTFGPEPDLNASFA; via the coding sequence ATGACGGATGAACCCGCGGTCGTCTTGTCGGAAGACGAGAGTTGGCGCAGGTTGGGCGGCGTCGCCCTGGGCCGACTGGTGACCAGTTTCGCCGGTGAGCCCGAGATCTTTCCGGTGAACTATGCGGTGCAAGACCGAACGGTGCTGTTTCGCACGGCCGAGGGCACCAAATTGTTTTCCGCCGTGGGGCACAACGTTGTGGTGTTCGAGGCCGACGACCACGACGTCGCCGAAGGCTGGAGTGTGATCGTCAGGGGCCGCGCCCGGGTGCTGCGCACCGCCACGGAGATCGAGGAAGCCGAACGCGCCCAGCTGATGCCGTGGACCGCAACAGTCAAGAAGCATTACGTCCGGGTGACCCCGACCGACATCACCGGGCGCCACTTCACCTTCGGCCCGGAACCCGACCTGAACGCAAGCTTCGCCTGA
- a CDS encoding group III truncated hemoglobin — translation MQDLVDRADVEALLRRFYARVLIDEVLIEPFAELRSEGLDAHIPTMCDFWETVLFRAGRYRGSALTAHRVIHQRTPLSGKHFVRWLTVWRDTVDEMYRGPAAERAKLQAARIAWAMHRRLTGVDAQELDALLAS, via the coding sequence ATGCAGGATCTTGTCGACCGCGCCGACGTCGAGGCCCTGTTGCGCCGCTTCTACGCCCGGGTGCTGATCGACGAGGTACTGATCGAGCCGTTCGCCGAGCTGCGGTCCGAGGGATTGGACGCGCACATCCCAACCATGTGCGATTTCTGGGAGACCGTGCTGTTTCGCGCGGGGCGCTACCGCGGCAGCGCACTCACCGCTCACCGCGTCATTCACCAGCGAACTCCATTGTCCGGCAAGCATTTCGTGCGTTGGTTGACCGTCTGGCGCGACACCGTCGACGAGATGTATCGAGGGCCGGCGGCCGAGCGGGCCAAACTGCAGGCCGCCAGGATCGCGTGGGCGATGCACCGTCGGCTGACCGGCGTTGACGCACAGGAACTCGACGCGCTGCTCGCGAGCTGA
- the hisN gene encoding histidinol-phosphatase, translating to MSQDDLALAMTLADRADILTRDRFGALDLRVDTKPDLTPVTDADRAVETEVRKVLGRERPDDSVVGEEFGGSTTFTGRQWIIDPIDGTKNFVRGVPVWASLIALLDDGVPVVGVVSAPALHRRWWASRGHGAFVSAEGALPRRLSVSSVAQLDSASLSFSSLSGWADRGLRDRFIELTDAVWRVRAYGDFFSYCLLAEGAVDIAAEPEVSVWDLAALDILVREAGGTFTGLDGVAGPHRGDAVATNGLLHERVLRDLGVN from the coding sequence ATGAGTCAGGACGATCTAGCGTTGGCGATGACGCTTGCCGACCGGGCCGACATCCTGACTCGCGACCGGTTCGGCGCGCTGGACCTGCGCGTCGACACCAAGCCGGACCTGACCCCGGTCACCGACGCCGACCGCGCGGTCGAAACCGAGGTACGCAAGGTGCTGGGGCGCGAGCGGCCCGACGACAGCGTCGTCGGCGAGGAATTCGGCGGGAGCACCACGTTCACCGGCCGGCAATGGATCATCGACCCGATCGACGGCACCAAGAATTTCGTGCGCGGGGTTCCGGTGTGGGCCAGCTTGATCGCATTGCTCGACGACGGCGTCCCAGTGGTCGGAGTCGTGAGTGCTCCGGCGCTGCACCGCCGATGGTGGGCGTCCCGCGGCCACGGCGCCTTCGTCTCCGCCGAGGGTGCGCTGCCGCGGCGTCTGTCGGTTTCCTCAGTGGCACAACTAGATTCGGCGAGTCTGTCGTTTTCCAGCCTGTCGGGCTGGGCCGACCGCGGCCTGCGGGACCGCTTCATCGAGCTGACCGACGCCGTATGGCGGGTGCGCGCGTATGGCGACTTCTTCTCGTATTGCCTACTTGCCGAGGGGGCCGTCGATATCGCGGCCGAACCGGAAGTCTCGGTGTGGGATCTGGCCGCGCTCGACATCCTGGTGCGCGAGGCGGGTGGAACGTTCACCGGGCTGGACGGCGTCGCGGGCCCACACCGCGGCGACGCTGTGGCGACAAACGGCCTGCTACACGAGCGCGTGCTACGCGACCTGGGTGTGAACTAG
- a CDS encoding acyl-CoA dehydrogenase family protein, translating into MTDTVSGSNTSRPRGKRRGRKTGVGMQPHRRTGIDITLALLTPLVGQEFLDKYQLRDPLNRGLRYGTKTVFSTAGAASRQFKRVQNLRSGPTRLKSSGKDFYDLRPDDEQKMIVETLEDFAEEVLRPAAHDADEAASYPPDLIAKAAELGITAINIPEDFEGIAAHRSSVTNVLVAEALAYGDMGLALPILAPGGVASALTHWGSADQQSTYLPEFAGENVPQACVAIAEPQPLFDPTRLKTTAVRTPSGYRLDGVKSLVPAAADAELFVVGAQLNGKPALFIVESGAKGLTVKADPSMGIRAAALGRLELSGVSVPLNARLGEDEATDEDYSEAIALSRLGWAALAVGTSHAVLDYVIPYVKEREAFGEPVARRQAVAFMCANIAIELDGLRLITWRGAARAEQGLPFIREAALAKRLGADKGMQIGLDGVQLLGGHGYTKEHPVERWYRDLRAIGVAEGVVVI; encoded by the coding sequence ATGACGGACACCGTTTCCGGCTCAAACACCTCCCGCCCGCGCGGAAAACGGCGCGGCCGCAAAACCGGCGTCGGGATGCAACCGCACAGACGCACCGGGATCGACATCACCCTGGCGCTGCTAACCCCGCTCGTCGGCCAGGAATTTCTGGACAAATACCAGCTGCGCGACCCGCTGAATCGGGGTCTGCGCTACGGCACCAAGACGGTCTTCTCCACCGCCGGCGCCGCCTCCCGGCAGTTCAAACGGGTCCAGAACCTCCGCAGTGGACCCACCCGGCTGAAGTCCAGCGGCAAGGACTTCTACGACCTGAGGCCCGACGACGAACAGAAGATGATCGTCGAGACCCTCGAGGACTTCGCCGAAGAGGTGCTGCGGCCCGCGGCGCACGACGCGGACGAGGCGGCCAGCTACCCGCCCGACCTGATCGCGAAGGCCGCCGAACTCGGCATCACCGCGATCAACATCCCCGAGGACTTCGAGGGCATCGCCGCACACCGCTCGAGCGTGACCAACGTGCTGGTGGCCGAGGCGCTGGCCTACGGCGACATGGGTTTGGCGCTGCCCATCCTGGCGCCGGGCGGCGTGGCATCCGCGCTGACCCACTGGGGCAGCGCCGACCAGCAGTCCACCTATCTGCCCGAGTTCGCCGGCGAGAATGTCCCGCAGGCCTGTGTGGCCATCGCCGAACCGCAGCCGCTGTTCGACCCGACCCGGCTAAAGACCACCGCGGTGCGCACGCCGAGTGGATACCGGCTCGACGGTGTGAAGTCGTTGGTCCCGGCCGCGGCCGACGCCGAATTGTTCGTCGTCGGAGCGCAACTCAACGGCAAACCGGCGCTGTTCATCGTCGAGTCGGGCGCCAAAGGCCTTACCGTCAAAGCAGATCCGAGCATGGGCATCCGTGCCGCGGCCCTGGGCCGGCTCGAGCTTTCCGGGGTGTCGGTGCCGCTGAATGCCCGGCTGGGCGAAGACGAAGCCACCGATGAGGACTACTCCGAAGCGATCGCGCTGTCCCGGCTGGGCTGGGCGGCGCTGGCCGTCGGCACCTCGCACGCGGTCCTCGACTACGTCATTCCGTATGTAAAGGAACGCGAGGCATTCGGCGAGCCTGTCGCCCGCCGCCAGGCCGTCGCGTTCATGTGCGCCAACATCGCGATCGAGTTGGACGGGCTGCGGCTGATCACCTGGCGCGGCGCCGCGCGTGCCGAACAAGGCCTCCCGTTCATCCGCGAAGCGGCCCTGGCCAAGCGGCTCGGCGCCGACAAGGGCATGCAAATCGGCCTGGACGGCGTGCAACTGCTCGGCGGCCATGGCTACACGAAAGAACACCCCGTCGAACGCTGGTACCGCGACCTGCGGGCCATCGGCGTCGCCGAGGGCGTCGTCGTTATCTAG